One Methylobacterium sp. AMS5 genomic region harbors:
- a CDS encoding enoyl-CoA hydratase yields the protein MGETGTTPLLLREDRDGVATLTLNRPGARNALSFALLEALRATFADLAGDDTVRAVVLAAAGPAFCAGHDLKEMTGDRSEPDRGAKRFEALFALCSDVMMAIPALPQPVIAAVEGVATAAGCQLVASCDLAVAGTQARFATPGVQIGLFCSTPMVALSRNLSRKAAMRMLLTADMADAAEARRLGLVNDVVEAGGALAAAQALAAGIAARSPDTVRVGKRAFYEQLAMPLTQAYAHAGRVMTENMLARAAEEGIEAFFNRKLC from the coding sequence ATGGGCGAAACCGGCACGACCCCTCTCCTGCTGCGCGAGGACCGCGACGGCGTCGCCACCCTGACGCTCAACCGGCCGGGCGCCCGCAATGCGCTCTCCTTTGCCCTGCTCGAAGCCCTGCGCGCGACCTTCGCCGACCTTGCGGGTGACGACACGGTGCGGGCCGTGGTGCTGGCGGCGGCGGGCCCCGCCTTCTGTGCCGGTCACGACCTCAAGGAGATGACCGGCGACCGCAGCGAACCCGACCGCGGCGCGAAACGGTTCGAGGCGCTGTTCGCGCTGTGCTCGGACGTGATGATGGCGATCCCCGCCCTGCCCCAGCCGGTGATCGCGGCGGTGGAGGGTGTCGCGACCGCCGCCGGGTGCCAGCTCGTGGCCTCCTGCGATCTGGCCGTGGCCGGGACACAGGCGCGCTTCGCCACGCCGGGCGTGCAGATCGGCCTGTTCTGCTCGACGCCGATGGTGGCGCTCTCGCGCAACCTCTCGCGCAAGGCGGCGATGCGGATGCTGCTGACCGCCGACATGGCGGATGCGGCGGAGGCCCGGCGCCTCGGCCTCGTCAACGATGTGGTGGAGGCGGGCGGCGCTCTGGCCGCCGCGCAGGCGCTCGCCGCAGGGATCGCCGCGCGCAGCCCCGACACGGTGCGGGTCGGCAAGCGGGCCTTCTACGAGCAACTGGCGATGCCGCTGACGCAAGCCTACGCCCATGCCGGCCGGGTGATGACGGAGAACATGCTGGCGCGCGCGGCGGAGGAAGGGATCGAGGCTTTTTTCAACCGGAAACTGTGCTGA
- a CDS encoding endonuclease/exonuclease/phosphatase family protein, with the protein MLLRRNAPALPSPGPDGKKPNTKKIVSWNLLRRTGAAVDCLVALIEQERPDFLLMQEATKEIAALTKRVGGVYAWAQLPGRIHGPAMWSPTPWPNPPEIVTLPPGVLIDRVCQVLDTGEFGVANVHLSHGQVLNRRQLRRIESHLPPRAAVLGDYNIVGPALLPGFRDVGPRRPTHAMVDVLPLRLDRCLVRGLVCHERMVLPRGLSDHHPIVVHLSPAPEGAVSVGRLRGMAEAVGRLRRAGVRGASGRRGRPGAGGSETSSQ; encoded by the coding sequence ATGCTCCTGCGACGCAACGCTCCCGCGCTCCCCTCGCCTGGCCCCGATGGCAAGAAACCGAACACGAAAAAAATCGTGAGCTGGAACCTGTTGCGCCGCACCGGCGCGGCGGTGGATTGCCTCGTGGCGTTGATCGAGCAGGAGCGGCCGGACTTCCTGCTGATGCAGGAGGCGACGAAGGAGATCGCGGCGCTGACCAAGCGGGTCGGCGGCGTCTATGCCTGGGCGCAGTTGCCCGGCCGCATCCACGGTCCGGCGATGTGGAGCCCGACGCCGTGGCCCAACCCACCCGAGATCGTCACCCTGCCGCCGGGTGTGCTGATCGACCGGGTCTGCCAAGTGCTCGACACCGGCGAGTTCGGCGTCGCCAACGTGCATCTCTCGCACGGGCAGGTGTTGAACCGGCGCCAGTTGCGGCGGATCGAGAGCCATCTGCCGCCGCGCGCGGCGGTGCTGGGCGACTACAACATCGTCGGCCCGGCCCTGCTGCCGGGTTTTCGCGATGTCGGCCCCCGGCGGCCGACCCATGCCATGGTCGATGTGCTGCCGCTGCGGCTCGACCGCTGCCTCGTGCGCGGGCTCGTCTGCCACGAGCGCATGGTCCTACCCCGCGGCCTCTCCGACCATCACCCGATCGTGGTGCACCTCTCGCCCGCGCCGGAGGGGGCCGTCTCGGTCGGCCGGCTCAGAGGTATGGCAGAAGCAGTCGGACGGCTGCGTCGCGCAGGCGTACGGGGAGCGAGCGGGCGTCGAGGTCGGCCAGGCGCAGGGGGGTCTGAAACTTCGTCGCAATGA
- a CDS encoding phospholipase D-like domain-containing protein, giving the protein MEEVLTRWLGTTASLRTEIVAAIGLVLTFGVSVHVLLRKRVVGAAIGWIGLAWLAPVFGTLLYLTFGINRVERRARRLKRRPSQTIDETPQPSAHVPESYHALDLAVQAVTGLPTVAGNRFELLRNGDEAYPAMLAAIGEARRSVALSSYIFRDDATGRAFCAALKAAQDRGAEVRVILDGIGSGYFFPAAWRHLRRLGVPAGLFMHSVLPWRMPFVNLRTHKKLLIVDGQVAFTGGVNISDGNRVSEKPDFPIRDTHFRIEGPVVEHLTQAFIADWLFVSDEELEGEAWLPRLAPVGAVIARVVTSGPDADIEKIATVVLQAIACAKESIRLTTPYFLPNELVLNALSLAAARGIAVDIAIPRKSDHRFVDWATHGHIDPLLKSGVRVWIDEPPFDHSKAMTIDGQWCFIGSANWDSRSFRLNFELNVEVYDVALARALEAFIATKFQTPLRLADLDARSLPVRLRDAAVRLLLPYL; this is encoded by the coding sequence GTGGAAGAAGTCCTCACTCGATGGCTCGGCACGACGGCCTCGCTCCGCACCGAGATCGTCGCGGCCATCGGCCTGGTGCTCACATTCGGCGTCAGCGTCCACGTGCTGCTGCGCAAGCGGGTGGTGGGCGCGGCGATCGGCTGGATCGGGCTGGCATGGCTGGCACCGGTCTTCGGGACGCTGCTCTACCTCACCTTCGGCATCAACCGGGTGGAGCGGCGCGCCCGCCGGCTGAAGCGGCGCCCCTCGCAGACCATCGACGAGACGCCGCAGCCCTCCGCCCACGTGCCCGAATCCTACCACGCCCTCGACTTGGCGGTGCAGGCGGTCACCGGCCTGCCGACGGTGGCGGGCAACCGGTTCGAGCTCCTCCGCAACGGCGACGAGGCCTATCCGGCGATGCTGGCGGCGATCGGCGAGGCGCGCCGCAGCGTCGCCCTGTCGAGCTACATCTTTCGCGATGACGCCACCGGCCGGGCGTTCTGCGCGGCGTTGAAGGCCGCGCAGGATCGCGGCGCCGAGGTGCGCGTGATCCTCGACGGCATCGGCAGCGGCTACTTCTTCCCCGCCGCGTGGCGGCATCTGCGCCGGCTCGGGGTGCCGGCCGGCCTGTTCATGCACTCCGTCCTGCCCTGGCGGATGCCGTTCGTGAACCTGCGCACGCACAAGAAGCTGCTGATCGTCGATGGGCAGGTCGCCTTCACCGGCGGCGTCAACATCTCCGACGGCAACCGGGTCTCGGAGAAGCCGGACTTTCCGATCCGCGACACGCATTTCCGGATCGAGGGCCCGGTGGTCGAGCACCTGACCCAGGCCTTCATCGCCGACTGGCTGTTCGTCAGCGACGAGGAGTTGGAGGGCGAGGCGTGGCTGCCGCGGCTGGCGCCGGTCGGCGCGGTCATCGCCCGCGTCGTCACCTCCGGCCCGGACGCCGACATCGAGAAGATCGCGACCGTGGTGCTCCAGGCGATCGCCTGCGCGAAGGAGTCGATCCGGCTGACGACCCCTTATTTCCTGCCCAACGAACTCGTGCTGAACGCGCTGAGCCTCGCGGCGGCGCGGGGGATCGCGGTCGATATCGCCATCCCGCGCAAGAGCGACCATCGCTTCGTCGATTGGGCGACGCACGGCCATATCGATCCGCTCCTGAAGAGCGGCGTGCGGGTCTGGATCGACGAGCCGCCCTTCGATCACTCGAAGGCGATGACCATCGATGGGCAATGGTGCTTCATCGGCAGCGCGAACTGGGATTCGCGCAGTTTCCGCCTGAACTTCGAGCTGAACGTGGAGGTCTACGACGTGGCGCTGGCCCGGGCGCTCGAAGCCTTCATTGCGACGAAGTTTCAGACCCCCCTGCGCCTGGCCGACCTCGACGCCCGCTCGCTCCCCGTACGCCTGCGCGACGCAGCCGTCCGACTGCTTCTGCCATACCTCTGA
- the addB gene encoding double-strand break repair protein AddB yields MSASAAPRVFTIPPGAPFLPTLADALVSGRLVGAVGGDPFALASVTLYLPTQRAVRALSTVLAQRLGGAALLPRMIPLGEADEAELDLSSNTLLETPEDLLYPSIPALERRLILARLVQKWAETVDRELLPIDDEVPFLVPSSPADAMALAADLEGLMDALTVEGLPWSEIAAAVEAEHSRYFRLTLDFLKIAAEHWPDILAARSLADPTARARRLVLAEADRLFRERPGDPVIVAGSTGSVPATARLIAAVARLPRGAVVLPGLDLHLDAEGWEAIDGAGGQHEEIAHGHPQAILRALTGPRGFAVERRDVETLGDLSPEAVAREKLLSQALRPAETTDAWAGLDAAERITLAREGMAGLAVVEAADEREEALVAALALRETLETPGATAALVTPDRGLALRVSAELARWGIAAEDSAGLSLARAQAGRFARLVAELAAEVAPARVVALLAHPFVRLGLTRSEVVRAAAALEIGGLRGPAPIPKNSFDGMRAAVALQRNATERVPRAKKRLKPVDWDLAEDILDRLEIALDAFRTDLQPEIGNLVALAAGHREACERMMGGAEEGDADETDDPSLDTLDGLFDDLESAEQEELPGRFSDYAAFFTALARDRTVACAQRNAHPRLRILGPLEARLLSVDRIVLGGLDEAVWPVRQTTDAFLNRPMRGDVGLSPPERRIGQAAHDFVQGLGTHDAVVTRAAKREGSPTVPSRFLQRLRAFGGDAVWAGAIARGQRLRGLAARLDRGREAPPPRLKRPAPKPDPALFPERLSVTEIETLVRDPYSIYARHILGLEALEPIAVVPGAAERGSLIHKVLGDFSAAHPGPLPAGAETLLYAIALDAFGPLQDQYPELYAEWFPRYERMAVAFLEWEANQRQGLRTIHAERSGKVTIPLGERTFTLSARADRIEARADGSYCIVDFKTGTPPSNRTVFAGFSPQLTLEAAMLMHGAFEGLKAAAPPDLLYVHASGGREPFRPIPVKPPPGDARAVAAIVEEHWQRLRGLIARYMTGEAAYLSRPYPQYERAYNEYDHLARVLEWSLGGEGEAA; encoded by the coding sequence ATGTCCGCGAGCGCCGCCCCCCGCGTCTTCACGATTCCCCCCGGTGCGCCGTTCCTGCCGACGCTGGCGGACGCCCTCGTTTCGGGCCGCCTCGTCGGCGCGGTCGGCGGCGATCCCTTCGCGCTCGCCTCGGTGACGCTCTACCTGCCGACGCAGCGCGCGGTGCGCGCACTCTCGACCGTGCTGGCGCAACGCCTCGGCGGAGCGGCCCTGCTGCCGCGGATGATCCCGCTGGGTGAAGCGGACGAGGCGGAACTCGACCTCTCGTCCAACACGCTGCTGGAGACGCCGGAAGACCTGCTCTACCCCTCGATCCCCGCGCTGGAGCGCCGGCTGATCCTGGCCCGGCTCGTCCAGAAATGGGCGGAGACGGTGGACCGCGAACTCCTGCCCATCGACGACGAGGTGCCGTTCCTCGTGCCCTCCTCCCCGGCCGACGCGATGGCGCTCGCCGCCGACCTCGAAGGGCTGATGGACGCCCTCACCGTCGAGGGCCTGCCCTGGAGCGAGATCGCCGCCGCGGTGGAGGCCGAGCATTCCCGCTACTTCCGCCTCACCCTCGACTTCCTGAAGATCGCCGCCGAGCACTGGCCCGACATCCTCGCCGCCCGCTCGCTCGCCGACCCCACCGCCCGCGCCCGCCGCCTCGTGCTCGCCGAGGCCGACCGGCTCTTCCGCGAGCGGCCGGGCGATCCGGTGATCGTGGCGGGCTCCACCGGCTCGGTACCCGCCACCGCCCGGCTGATCGCGGCCGTGGCCCGCCTGCCCCGCGGCGCGGTGGTGCTGCCGGGGCTCGATCTGCACCTCGATGCGGAGGGCTGGGAGGCGATCGACGGCGCCGGCGGCCAGCACGAGGAGATCGCCCACGGCCATCCGCAGGCGATCCTTCGCGCGCTCACCGGACCGAGGGGCTTTGCCGTCGAGCGTCGTGATGTCGAGACGCTGGGGGATCTCTCGCCCGAGGCGGTGGCGCGGGAAAAGCTGCTGTCGCAGGCCCTGCGCCCGGCCGAGACCACCGATGCCTGGGCCGGGCTCGACGCGGCCGAGCGGATCACCCTTGCACGGGAGGGCATGGCGGGCCTCGCGGTGGTCGAGGCGGCGGACGAGCGCGAGGAGGCGCTGGTCGCCGCGCTCGCCCTGCGCGAGACGTTGGAAACGCCCGGCGCCACCGCGGCGCTCGTCACGCCCGACCGAGGGCTGGCGCTGCGCGTTTCGGCCGAACTCGCCCGCTGGGGCATCGCGGCGGAGGATTCGGCGGGCTTGAGTCTGGCGCGCGCGCAGGCCGGGCGCTTCGCTCGGCTGGTCGCCGAACTCGCCGCCGAGGTAGCACCGGCCCGCGTCGTCGCGCTCCTGGCTCACCCTTTCGTCCGGCTCGGGTTGACCCGCAGCGAGGTCGTGCGCGCGGCCGCGGCCCTCGAGATCGGCGGGTTGCGCGGCCCCGCCCCGATTCCGAAGAACAGTTTCGACGGAATGCGCGCGGCGGTGGCGCTGCAACGCAACGCCACCGAGCGGGTGCCGCGCGCCAAGAAGCGCCTGAAGCCGGTCGATTGGGATCTCGCCGAAGACATCCTGGACCGGCTGGAGATCGCGCTCGATGCGTTCCGCACCGACCTGCAGCCCGAGATCGGTAACCTCGTGGCGCTCGCCGCCGGGCATCGCGAGGCCTGCGAGCGGATGATGGGCGGGGCGGAGGAGGGCGACGCGGACGAGACCGACGATCCCTCCCTCGACACGCTCGACGGCCTGTTCGACGATCTCGAATCCGCCGAGCAGGAAGAGCTGCCGGGCCGGTTTTCCGATTACGCCGCCTTCTTCACCGCGCTCGCCCGCGACCGCACCGTCGCCTGCGCGCAGCGGAACGCGCATCCGCGCCTGCGCATCCTCGGGCCGCTCGAAGCGCGCCTGCTCTCCGTCGATCGCATCGTGCTGGGCGGGCTCGACGAGGCGGTCTGGCCGGTGCGCCAGACCACCGATGCCTTCCTCAACCGGCCGATGCGCGGGGACGTGGGCCTGAGTCCGCCCGAGCGGCGGATCGGACAGGCCGCCCACGACTTCGTGCAGGGCCTGGGCACCCATGACGCCGTGGTCACCCGCGCGGCCAAGCGCGAGGGCTCGCCGACCGTGCCGTCGCGCTTCCTCCAGCGCCTGCGCGCCTTCGGCGGCGATGCGGTCTGGGCCGGCGCCATCGCCCGCGGCCAGCGCCTGCGCGGGCTCGCCGCGCGGCTCGATCGCGGCCGGGAGGCGCCGCCGCCGCGCCTCAAGCGCCCCGCGCCCAAGCCCGACCCGGCTCTGTTCCCGGAGCGCCTCAGCGTCACCGAGATCGAGACGCTGGTGCGCGATCCCTACTCGATCTACGCCCGGCATATCCTGGGCTTGGAGGCGCTGGAGCCGATCGCCGTGGTGCCGGGCGCGGCCGAGCGCGGCAGCCTGATCCACAAGGTCCTCGGCGATTTTTCCGCAGCCCATCCCGGTCCATTGCCGGCGGGCGCGGAGACCCTGCTCTACGCCATCGCGCTCGACGCCTTCGGCCCGCTTCAGGACCAGTACCCGGAACTCTACGCCGAGTGGTTTCCCCGCTACGAGCGCATGGCGGTCGCCTTCCTCGAATGGGAGGCGAACCAGCGCCAGGGCTTGCGCACGATCCACGCCGAGCGCTCGGGCAAGGTGACGATTCCCCTGGGCGAGCGAACCTTCACCCTTTCTGCCCGGGCCGACCGGATCGAGGCCCGCGCCGACGGCAGCTACTGCATCGTCGATTTCAAGACCGGCACGCCGCCGAGCAACCGCACCGTCTTTGCCGGCTTCTCGCCCCAGCTCACCCTGGAGGCGGCGATGCTGATGCACGGCGCCTTTGAAGGGCTGAAGGCCGCCGCCCCGCCGGACCTCCTCTACGTCCATGCCTCGGGCGGGCGCGAGCCGTTCCGGCCGATCCCGGTCAAGCCGCCGCCCGGCGATGCGCGGGCGGTGGCGGCGATCGTCGAGGAGCACTGGCAGCGCCTGCGCGGATTGATCGCCCGCTACATGACCGGCGAGGCGGCCTACCTGTCGCGCCCCTATCCGCAATACGAGCGCGCCTACAACGAGTACGATCACCTCGCCCGCGTGCTCGAATGGTCGCTGGGCGGCGAAGGAGAAGCCGCGTGA
- the addA gene encoding double-strand break repair helicase AddA: MNAPLTGFTVDDLTKAAQRRAADPRLSAWVSANAGAGKTKVLTDRVLRLLLDGAPPGRILCLTFTKAAAANMSIRVFQRLGRWVTLDDAALTAELTELTGVRPARDTLRLARRLFARAVETPGGLKIETLHALCERLLHMFPFEANVPARFVVLDDNQSREAFEIETDNVLADAILGGNQALSDALAVVGAEASGDTLRDAIRSAMRTRALFSDHRALEPALARLPRALGLPDGASVESIEAEILRGSSLGDWREIAGRLRTGKATDEKLADGLVEAHAALEAGKALAPYRSVFFTDKDEPRAAKSFGTKAVPEDVKQALLDEQARLVPLFDSLRAARALARTQGLFWLAAEIHRRVEAQKTRLGALDFDDLIHKTLDLLSRVGASWVLYKLDRGVDHVLVDEAQDTNPQQWEILRTLTAEFAAGEGARGLTRTRFAVGDPKQSIYSFQGADPREFELTRRAWGRAAEGAGHDFADVSLRLSFRTASHVLAAVDAVFGVPEHFAGLSFDAGAPGTVHASARAGVPGAVELWGIEEPAEADEPDAWAAPVDAPEPNAPAIVVARRIARAVKAWTTKGDACGRIWRPGDVLILVRKRSAAFEEVIRAMKGLGVPVAGQDRLEVAGHIAVLDLVAVGRAGLLPADDLTLATALKTPLVGLTDDDLTRICARRPFAETLEDALTRHAETGDGAAIRGLAALRLWIRLAAENGPFGFYAALLGPHGGRSRLVARLGGEAGDAIDVFLAQAADAENGGDAPCLDAFLADYIVRPGRGRSGLSVKRDLESGRDEVRVMTVHGAKGLEAPVVVVIDGCEPLGRNDPPLLGLDPPADGPLPPVWTGGRMQDCAATLAARSALQARAREEHNRLLYVAMTRAADHLVIAPYRGATRETPASWCEMVRLGLERGLGAGEAVETEHGPITIWRDGSGASLAHAAEDTALPEPETVPDWLFSAAAPEAEAAPPLSPSGALGAADGQRQPRRRLGDAEARRRGALVHALLEHLPRIEPARRGEAADRFARARAPALEEGKRKDLVRAVLRLIEAPDLAPLFSGQARAEVALSGRIVVDGIERDVTGRIDRLVVEDGRVILCDFKTGRPPADDAPLPEREAAQVSLYARLAAAIWPQHAIVALLVWTSGPVVRRVEEALPDNERCPMIERRESIVPKGGGRLSEKR, from the coding sequence GTGAACGCCCCGCTGACCGGCTTCACCGTCGACGACCTGACCAAGGCGGCCCAGCGCCGGGCCGCGGACCCGCGCCTCTCGGCCTGGGTCTCGGCCAATGCGGGCGCAGGCAAGACCAAGGTGCTCACCGACCGGGTGCTGCGCCTGCTCCTCGACGGCGCGCCGCCCGGCCGCATCCTCTGCCTCACCTTCACCAAGGCGGCGGCCGCCAACATGTCGATCCGCGTGTTCCAGCGCCTCGGGCGCTGGGTGACGCTGGACGACGCGGCGCTGACCGCGGAACTCACCGAACTCACCGGCGTGCGGCCTGCCCGCGACACCCTGCGGCTGGCCCGCCGCCTGTTCGCCCGCGCCGTCGAGACGCCGGGCGGCCTCAAGATCGAGACGCTGCACGCCCTGTGCGAGCGGCTGCTGCACATGTTCCCGTTCGAGGCCAACGTGCCGGCCCGCTTCGTCGTGCTCGACGACAACCAGTCGCGCGAAGCGTTCGAGATCGAGACCGACAACGTGCTCGCCGACGCGATCCTCGGCGGCAACCAGGCGCTCTCCGATGCGCTCGCCGTGGTCGGCGCGGAAGCCTCCGGCGACACCCTGCGCGACGCGATCCGCTCGGCCATGCGGACGCGGGCCCTGTTCTCCGACCACCGTGCCCTGGAGCCGGCACTCGCCCGCCTGCCGCGCGCCCTGGGGCTGCCGGACGGCGCCAGCGTCGAGTCCATCGAGGCGGAGATTCTGAGGGGCAGCAGCCTCGGCGACTGGCGCGAGATCGCGGGCCGGCTGCGCACCGGCAAGGCGACCGACGAGAAGCTCGCCGACGGGCTCGTGGAGGCGCACGCCGCCCTCGAAGCCGGCAAGGCGCTGGCGCCCTACCGCTCGGTCTTCTTCACCGACAAGGACGAGCCGCGTGCGGCCAAATCCTTCGGCACCAAGGCGGTGCCGGAGGACGTGAAGCAGGCGCTGCTCGACGAGCAGGCGCGCCTCGTCCCGCTGTTCGACAGCCTACGCGCCGCCCGCGCGCTCGCCCGGACGCAGGGCCTGTTTTGGCTCGCCGCCGAGATCCACCGTCGGGTCGAGGCGCAGAAGACGCGTCTCGGCGCCCTCGATTTCGACGACCTGATCCACAAGACCCTCGACCTGCTCTCGCGGGTCGGCGCCTCCTGGGTCCTGTACAAGCTCGACCGCGGCGTCGATCACGTCCTCGTGGACGAGGCGCAGGACACCAACCCGCAGCAATGGGAGATCCTGCGCACGCTCACCGCCGAGTTCGCGGCGGGCGAAGGCGCGCGCGGTCTCACCCGCACCCGCTTCGCCGTGGGCGATCCGAAGCAGTCGATCTACAGCTTCCAGGGCGCCGACCCGCGGGAGTTCGAGCTGACCCGCCGCGCCTGGGGCCGGGCGGCGGAAGGGGCCGGGCACGATTTCGCCGATGTCAGCCTCAGGCTCTCGTTCCGCACCGCGAGCCATGTGCTCGCGGCGGTCGATGCGGTGTTCGGCGTGCCGGAGCACTTCGCCGGCCTCTCGTTCGATGCGGGCGCGCCGGGCACGGTCCACGCCTCCGCCCGGGCCGGCGTGCCCGGCGCGGTCGAACTCTGGGGGATCGAGGAACCGGCGGAGGCCGACGAGCCCGATGCCTGGGCCGCCCCCGTCGATGCGCCCGAGCCCAACGCCCCGGCCATCGTCGTCGCCCGCCGCATCGCCCGCGCGGTGAAGGCCTGGACGACGAAGGGCGATGCCTGCGGCCGGATCTGGCGGCCCGGCGACGTGCTGATCCTCGTGCGCAAGCGCTCGGCCGCCTTCGAGGAGGTGATCCGGGCGATGAAGGGGCTCGGCGTGCCGGTGGCGGGCCAGGACCGGCTCGAGGTCGCGGGCCACATCGCCGTGCTCGATCTCGTCGCGGTCGGCCGCGCCGGGCTGCTGCCCGCCGACGACCTCACCCTCGCCACCGCCCTCAAGACGCCGCTCGTTGGGCTGACCGACGACGACCTCACCCGCATCTGCGCCCGCCGCCCCTTCGCCGAGACGCTGGAAGACGCGCTGACCCGCCACGCGGAGACCGGCGACGGGGCGGCGATCCGCGGCCTCGCGGCCCTGCGGCTGTGGATCCGGCTCGCGGCGGAGAACGGCCCGTTCGGCTTCTACGCCGCTCTGCTCGGGCCCCATGGCGGGCGCAGCCGGCTGGTGGCGCGGCTCGGCGGCGAGGCGGGCGACGCCATCGACGTGTTCCTGGCTCAGGCCGCCGACGCCGAGAACGGGGGCGACGCCCCCTGCCTCGACGCCTTCCTCGCCGATTACATCGTTCGGCCCGGCCGCGGCCGAAGCGGCCTCTCGGTCAAGCGCGATCTGGAATCGGGCCGCGATGAGGTGCGGGTGATGACGGTCCACGGCGCCAAGGGCCTGGAGGCCCCGGTCGTCGTCGTCATCGACGGCTGCGAGCCGCTCGGCCGCAACGACCCGCCGCTCCTCGGCCTCGACCCCCCCGCCGACGGCCCGCTGCCGCCCGTCTGGACCGGCGGGCGCATGCAGGATTGCGCGGCGACGCTGGCCGCCCGCTCCGCCCTCCAGGCGCGGGCGCGCGAGGAGCACAACCGCCTGCTCTACGTCGCCATGACCCGGGCCGCCGACCACCTCGTCATCGCGCCCTATCGCGGGGCGACGCGGGAGACGCCGGCCTCGTGGTGCGAGATGGTCCGCCTCGGCCTGGAGCGGGGGCTGGGGGCCGGCGAGGCGGTCGAGACCGAGCACGGGCCGATCACGATCTGGCGCGACGGCTCCGGCGCTTCCCTCGCCCACGCTGCGGAGGACACGGCCTTGCCGGAACCCGAGACGGTGCCGGACTGGCTCTTCTCGGCGGCCGCACCGGAAGCCGAGGCCGCGCCGCCGCTGAGTCCGTCGGGCGCGCTTGGCGCGGCGGACGGTCAGCGCCAGCCCCGGCGCCGTCTCGGTGACGCCGAGGCGCGCCGCCGCGGCGCCCTGGTCCACGCGCTCCTCGAACACCTCCCGAGGATCGAGCCGGCCCGGCGCGGGGAAGCCGCCGACCGTTTCGCCCGCGCCCGCGCACCGGCCCTGGAGGAGGGAAAGCGCAAGGATCTCGTCCGCGCGGTCCTGCGGCTGATCGAGGCGCCCGACCTCGCGCCGCTGTTCTCAGGCCAAGCGCGCGCCGAGGTGGCGCTCTCGGGCCGGATCGTCGTGGATGGGATCGAGCGCGACGTCACCGGCCGCATCGACCGGCTCGTCGTGGAGGACGGCCGGGTGATCCTCTGCGACTTCAAGACCGGCCGCCCGCCCGCGGACGACGCACCCCTGCCGGAGCGCGAGGCGGCTCAGGTCAGCCTCTACGCGCGGCTCGCCGCCGCGATCTGGCCCCAGCACGCGATCGTGGCCCTGCTGGTCTGGACCTCGGGGCCGGTGGTGCGGCGGGTGGAGGAAGCCCTGCCGGACAATGAGCGTTGCCCGATGATCGAGCGCCGGGAGAGCATCGTCCCGAAAGGTGGTGGCCGGCTTTCGGAAAAAAGATGA
- a CDS encoding PQQ-dependent sugar dehydrogenase, whose amino-acid sequence MTRTLSLLLATVAALGLDAPAFAQQPAGQESRSPRIEGESFQAPAAPSAGTSIAEKEAPNTEYKPLLPNQTRAPEPAQKTEFETAVVAKGLESPWAMEFLPDGRMIVTEKAGKIRLIAKDGTVGQPVAGVPKVDPKGQGGLLDIALSPSFAADRTIYFSYSEPRDKGNGTTVAKAKLVESDGKAKLEDVKVIFRQMPTYDGDKHFGSRLVFAPDGKLFVTVGERSDKQTRGQAQDLTSGLGKVFRIDTDGSAPKDNPFTGGEKAKPEIWSYGHRNVQAAALDNQGRLWTVEHGPRGGDELNRPRPGLNYGWPVVTYGIEYSGEKIGDGQTQAGGTVQPVYYWDPVIGPSGMALYDKDAFPAWKNQFLIGGLVSAGIVALKLDGDKVVTEERIPLEHRVRDVRVGPDGAVYAVTEDDGQIVKLTPKKGG is encoded by the coding sequence GTGACGCGCACCCTTTCCCTCTTGCTCGCCACCGTTGCGGCCCTCGGCCTCGATGCCCCTGCCTTCGCTCAGCAGCCGGCCGGACAGGAGTCGCGCTCCCCCCGCATCGAGGGTGAATCCTTCCAGGCGCCGGCCGCGCCGAGTGCCGGCACGTCGATCGCCGAGAAGGAGGCGCCGAACACCGAGTACAAGCCGCTCCTGCCCAACCAGACCCGTGCGCCGGAGCCCGCGCAGAAGACCGAGTTCGAGACCGCCGTCGTGGCCAAGGGCCTGGAAAGCCCCTGGGCGATGGAGTTCCTGCCCGACGGGCGCATGATCGTGACCGAGAAGGCCGGCAAGATCCGCCTGATCGCCAAGGACGGCACGGTGGGCCAACCGGTGGCGGGCGTGCCGAAGGTCGATCCGAAGGGGCAGGGCGGTCTTCTCGACATCGCGCTGAGCCCGAGCTTCGCCGCGGATCGCACGATCTACTTCAGCTACAGCGAGCCGCGCGACAAGGGCAACGGCACCACGGTCGCCAAGGCCAAGCTGGTCGAGAGCGACGGCAAGGCGAAGCTCGAGGACGTCAAGGTCATCTTCCGCCAGATGCCGACCTATGACGGCGACAAGCATTTCGGCTCGCGCCTCGTCTTCGCGCCGGACGGCAAGCTGTTCGTCACGGTGGGCGAGCGCTCCGACAAGCAGACCCGCGGGCAGGCGCAGGATCTGACGAGCGGGCTCGGCAAGGTCTTCCGCATCGACACCGACGGCAGCGCCCCGAAGGACAACCCCTTCACCGGCGGCGAAAAGGCCAAGCCCGAGATCTGGTCCTACGGCCACCGCAACGTCCAAGCGGCCGCCCTGGACAACCAGGGCCGGCTCTGGACCGTGGAGCACGGGCCCCGCGGCGGCGACGAGCTGAACCGCCCGCGGCCCGGCCTCAACTACGGCTGGCCGGTGGTCACCTACGGCATCGAGTATTCCGGCGAGAAAATCGGCGACGGCCAGACCCAGGCCGGCGGCACGGTGCAGCCGGTCTATTACTGGGATCCGGTGATCGGCCCCTCGGGCATGGCGCTCTACGATAAGGATGCGTTCCCGGCCTGGAAGAACCAGTTTCTCATCGGTGGCCTCGTCAGCGCCGGGATCGTCGCGCTCAAGCTCGACGGCGACAAGGTCGTCACCGAGGAGCGCATCCCGCTGGAACACCGCGTCCGCGACGTGCGGGTCGGCCCCGACGGCGCCGTCTACGCGGTGACCGAGGATGACGGCCAGATCGTCAAGTTGACGCCGAAGAAGGGCGGCTGA